The following coding sequences lie in one Vanessa tameamea isolate UH-Manoa-2023 chromosome 17, ilVanTame1 primary haplotype, whole genome shotgun sequence genomic window:
- the LOC113404323 gene encoding odorant receptor 59a-like, with amino-acid sequence MKLSLGKFGLQHCDLPTMFANVAILLRLITININHRFSKCIPLIFYITTSIAGLTYIYGYIFSMIWKEIENFVDKFLQCDSRVTPNTRFAKNLRKMLKVVKRRATVIWALLVSDGVIYLLIPFLLPGRQLTVDVYIFYGLEPMLETPNYEIANFVMIVGIGFAIYTMVSVMAYIIVIVGYNEAQLHALSEELLNVWDDSQYFYNNIEHRITDDHESYTQNQIMNEYVRISLKNITKFHIANINPTRELDYDMRTILAFEYSIKAVSIISGLLGGLENTFLQLPYMIMQIFMDCLSGQRLIDACEQFEKSVYSCKWEKFNVSNQRTVRLMLMMSQKTLMLSAGGVVKLNFNFFMNILKSTYSVYTTLKSTVN; translated from the exons ATGAAGCTTTCTCTCGGGAAATTTGGATTGCAGCATTGCGACCTGCCGACAATGTTTGCTAACGTCGCAATTTTACTACGCCTTATCACCATCAACATCAACCATCGCTTCAGCAAAT GTATTCCTTTGATTTTCTATATAACGACTTCTATCGCGGGATTGACTTACATTTATGGCTACATCTTCTCTATGATCTG GAAAGAAATAGAGAACTTCGTTGATAAGTTTTTACAATGTGACTCTCGTGTCACACCAAACACAAGATTTGCTAAAAATCTGCGTAAGATGCTTAAAGTCGTTAAGAGAAGAGCAACAGTTATTTGGGCGCTTCTCGTGTCCGATGGTGTCATTTACCTCTTGATACCATTTTTACTTCCCGGGAGACAACTAACTGTCGACGTCTACATATTTTACG GTTTAGAACCCATGTTGGAGACACCCAATTACGAAATAGCAAACTTTGTCATGATTGTGGGCATTGGTTTTGCAATTTATACAATGGTCAGTGTAATGGCATATATCATTGTTATCGTTGGTTATAACGAGGCACAATTACATGCCCTCAGCGAGGAACTATTAAACGTATGGGATGATAGTCAATACTTCTACAATAACATCGAACATAGGATAACTGATGATCACGAATCATACACTCAAAATcaaataatgaatgaatatgTCAGAATCAGTCTTAAAAATATCACGAAATTTCACATTGCAAATATTAATCCTACGCGTGAATTGGACTACGATATGAGAACTATACTGGCATTTGAATATAGTATTAAAGCGGTTTCTATAATATCTGGACTGCTCGGTGGACTAGAGAATACGTTTCTTCAATTACCGTATATgattatgcaaatatttatggACTGCCTGTCTGGACAGCGGCTGATCGACGCGTGTGAACAGTTTGAGAAGTCCGTGTATTCATGCAAATGGGAAAAATTCAACGTAAGCAATCAAAGAACTGTACGTTTGATGTTAATGATGTCACAGAAAACTCTTATGCTATCAGCCGGTGGTGTtgtgaaattgaattttaactTCTTCATGAATATACTAAAGTCAACGTATTCTGTATATACGACATTAAAATCAACAGTAAACTAA
- the LOC113404324 gene encoding uncharacterized protein LOC113404324: MKLSLGEFGLKHCDLPTMFSNVACFLRLVTINIHKNGNKRISFVSYVVVTITAVCYIYINIFSMFWFVFIRCRQTGDFTAASVVFSLGTVGETCITKFIFMTIYK, translated from the exons ATGAAGCTCTCTCTCGGCGAATTCGGACTGAAGCATTGCGATCTACCGACAATGTTCTCCAACGTCGCATGTTTCCTACGCCTCGTCACCATCAACATCCATAAGAACGGCAATAAAC GTATATCATTCGTGAGCTACGTAGTCGTGACTATAACTGCGGTCTGCTATATCTACATAAACATTTTCTCCATGTTCTGGTTCGTATTCATCCGCTGCAGACAGACGGGTGACTTCACTGCGGCATCTGTGGTCTTCTCGCTCGGAACTGTCGGCGAAACTTGTATCACAAAGTTTATATTCATGACAATTTACAAGTAA
- the LOC113404325 gene encoding uncharacterized protein LOC113404325, with protein sequence MLTWSFFVTLAIAYAALPLLLPGRHFPEDLFVVYGLEPMTETPNYEIALTSELLIILVCNYTLADVSAFIIIVIGYIEAQMIALSGEMLNVWDDAEKHYNNTNQSILMVSKTQKDYLRTKIINEHVADQLKQIITFHTTNINLLNDFESIFRVTMAVEFGFIIIGIVAVLLGRIENTFMELPYTFIQLFVSCLIGQKMINASNVFENAVYSCKWENFDNSNMKIVLVILQNAQKPLKLTAGGLTTLDFVCLMSVVKSTFSFYTTLKSMMKLSLGKFGLNHCDLPTLFSNVAFFLRFITINIDRHYKKRIPFVNYVIVTIAAVCYIYIYVFSMFWFVFVRCRQTGDFIAAAVVFSLGTNSETYATKMIFMIIYKKTVQDIVQRYLACDKQVEKGTRFHDNLQKRLIKIKKRTMAVSVFLIVMGISYSIQPILLPGRHFAEDLYVVYGLEPMFESPNYEIALISETITIIVGTYTLAGITAFILIIIGYIEAQMLALSDEMLNLWDDAEKHYNNSKRSIAYNSTIQEEELKLKIINEHIANRLKQIIPFHISNINLLNEFETLFRITMAVEFGLIIIGTVAELLGRIENTFMELPYTLIQMYVDCFIGQRLIDASFVFERAVYDCKWENFNKSNLKTILLILQNAQKPLKLTAGGLTTLDFVSLMSVIKFTYSFYTTLQSCVG encoded by the exons ATGTTAACATGGTCCTTCTTCGTAACACTTGCCATAGCGTACGCAGCGCTACCTTTACTTTTACCGGGAAGACATTTTCCAGAGGACTTGTTTGTTGTTTATG GACTGGAACCTATGACTGAAACTCCTAACTACGAAATAGCACTGACCTCAGAGTTATTAATAATCTTGGTGTGTAATTATACCTTAGCAGATGTTAGTGCATTTATTATCATAGTAATCGGATATATCGAAGCTCAAATGATTGCCCTCAGTGGCGAAATGCTGAACGTTTGGGATGATGctgaaaaacattataataatactaaccaATCAATATTGATGGTTTCCAAGACACAAAAAGATTATTTGagaacaaaaattattaatgaacacGTAGCGGATcaactaaaacaaattataacttttCATACAACTAATATAAATCTTCTAAATGACTTCGAGAGTATATTCAGAGTCACCATGGCCGTTGAATTTGGATTTATCATTATTGGTATAGTTGCAGTACTACTGGGGCGtatagaaaatacttttatggAACTGCCTTACACGTTTATTCAACTGTTCGTCAGTTGTTTAATAGGTCAAAAAATGATCAACGCCAGTAACGTTTTCGAGAATGCTGTATACAGTTGCAAATGGGAGAATTTCGATAACTCGaatatgaaaattgttttagttataCTACAAAATGCACAAAAACCGTTGAAACTCACTGCTGGAGGATTAACCACGCTAGACTTCGTCTGTCTAATGTCTGTAGTCAAATCCACGTTCTCATTTTATACGACACTGAAATCG ATGATGAAGCTCTCCCTCGGTAAATTTGGACTGAATCATTGCGACTTGCCGACGTTGTTCTCCAATGTCGCATTTTTCTTACGCTTCATAACCATCAACATCGATAGACACTATAAAAAAC GTATACCATTCGTGAACTACGTAATCGTGACCATAGCTGCGGTGTgctatatctacatatatgttTTCTCCATGTTCTGGTTCGTGTTCGTCCGCTGCAGGCAGACGGGCGATTTCATAGCGGCAGCTGTGGTCTTCTCACTCGGAACTAATAGCGAGACTTACGCCACAAAGATGATATTCATGATCATTTACAa GAAAACAGTACAAGACATAGTACAAAGATATCTGGCATGTGACAAGCAAGTGGAAAAAGGAACTCGATTCCATGATAACTTGCAAAAgagacttattaaaattaaaaaaagaacaatggCAGTATCGGTTTTCTTAATAGTGATGGGCATATCATACTCTATACAACCTATTCTATTACCAGGGAGACATTTTGCAGAGGACTTGTATGTTGTTTATG GCTTGGAACCAATGTTTGAATCTCCTAACTATGAAATAGCATTAATTTCGGAGACGATAACGATCATCGTGGGCACTTACACCTTAGCCGGTATCACTGcatttattctaattataattgGATATATCGAAGCTCAAATGCTTGCTCTTAGCGACGAAATGCTTAACCTTTGGGATGATGCtgaaaaacattacaataattcaaAAAGATCAATCGCATATAACTCAACGATACAAGAAGAGgagttaaaattgaaaataattaatgagcACATTGCAAATcgcttaaaacaaattataccttTTCATATATCAAATATCAATCTACTGAATGAATTCGAAACACTGTTTAGAATTACCATGGCAGTGGAATTTGGGCTTATAATTATTGGTACAGTTGCAGAATTACTAGGGCGTATTGAGAACACTTTTATGGAACTACCATACACGTTGATTCAAATGTATGTCGACTGTTTTATAGGCCAAAGGTTGATCGATGCGAGTTTTGTTTTCGAAAGAGCTGTTTATGATTGCAAATGggagaattttaataaatcaaatctaAAGACAATTCTGTTGATACTTCAAAATGCACAGAAACCGCTAAAGCTCACTGCTGGAGGACTAACCACGCTAGACTTCGTGTCTCTAAtgtctgtaataaaattcaCGTACTCATTTTACACGACGCTGCAATCATGTGTTGGttaa